In Thamnophis elegans isolate rThaEle1 chromosome 4, rThaEle1.pri, whole genome shotgun sequence, the following proteins share a genomic window:
- the LOC116507747 gene encoding uncharacterized protein K02A2.6-like: MATLNFAPFNYGSETWKSYTARFECFLVAHDLTKLTDERKCAFFLSVCGTDVFHTARALTAPEPIKAVPWPVLLAKLTSHYAPSPSKIARRHAFHQRSQAEGESVSAYVAALRSAALHCDSKKKIQLTVTVEGKPCEMELDTGSATSIVSWSTIKRLLPQLSKRQLQDCNLTLRDYQGNLIPVIGTRKVRVQFKGFDGRLPLIIVEGRLPSLLGLDWFQSLGLQISGIHHLSESALDCLVAEFPAVFDGSLGKYTGTPVSFNLDPSVQPVRMKPRRVPIALKPKVDAELDRLVAQGVLEPVDHAQWETPIVLPIKPDGSVRICADYRCSINRALPSNAYPVPVVQHLLHTLGEGTVFAKLDLAQAYQQLVVDDEAAEAQTIITHRGAFRCRRLQFGVSIAPGLFQSLMERLLQGLRGVVPYFDDVLVSATSMDELMARLRLVLQRFQQVGLKVKRDKCQVAVTQIEFLGFIINGSGIHPTAAKTKAIVEAPAPTNRAELQAFLGLLNFYAVFLPHKASVAEPLHRLLDSGAPWVWGRREASAFLAVKHLLISNDVLVQYSEHLPLVLACDASPYGVGAVLCHQLPSGAEVPVAYFSRMLSASERNYAQIDKEALAIVAGVRRFHHYLYGQPFQIVTDHKPLLGFLAGDRPAPQVLSPRMTRWFVFLASYEYQLHHRPGKQITHADALSRCPLPEALEDPAAAAPVFLIDDLNLPLSAADIARESARDQVISRVLDWVKRGWPKDPVDPVYLPFKSRLAELSVQHGCLLWGHRVVVPASLRTTVLRQLHHAHPGIVRMKALGRSYVWWPKLDQDIADHVAGCPQCQSAQALPPKAEPRTWEPPSTPWSRIHVDFAGPIHGRMLFIAVDAFSKWVEVVHMSSTTADALIVTLRHLFATHGLPDVLVSDNGPQLTATKFEAFLASHGIRHALTSPFHPASNGLAERAVRSVKEALSKLDHLPWQERIDAFLLAQHSTPSPETNTSPAERLMGRRLRTTLDRLHPAYSAPTPLDSRGGSRSFVQGEAVYARNYVGHPLWLLGIITDQTGPCSYRVRLLDGRVWKRHCDQLRSRHQPPTSQQQSTDLPTLTGPTTDAEHGNEEASREQAAGAPNRSGDLLGGPAPSFVLRRPGRSPSSDAESSAEQPEPPNGAEGPRASGRIRRRPAYLQDYACANLRGEECCVLSLR; the protein is encoded by the exons atggccacgttaaaTTTCGCGCCATTCAACTATGGCTCTGAGACATGGAAGTCTTACACGGCTCGGTTCGAATGTTTTTTGGTCGCGCACGACCTCACCAAGCTGACGGACGAGCGGAAATGCGCGTTTTTCCTGTCCGTCTGTGGCACAGACGTTTTTCACACTGCCAGGGCTCTCACAGCTCCTGAACCCATTAAGGCCGTTCCCTGGCCTGTGCTGCTGGCAAAGCTGACAAGCCATTATGCCCCGTCTCCGTCCAAGATAGCCCGCAGGCACGCTTTTCACCAGCGGAGCCAAGCTGAGGGGGAGTCCGTCAGTGCCTACGTTGCAGCGTTACGATCGGCCGCTCTCCACTGCGA ctccaaaaaaaaaatacagctaacCGTTACCGTGGAAGGAAAGCCCTGCGAGATGGAGTTAGACACCGGATCCGCAACTTCCATCGTGTCCTGGAGCACGATTAAGCGCCTGCTGCCACAGCTGTCAAAACGCCAATTACAAGACTGTAATCTGACGTTAagagactatcagggcaacctgattccAGTAATTGGCACCCGCAAAGTCAGAGTGCAGTTCAAGGGGTTTGACGGCCGGTTACCCCTCATCATAGTGGAAGGCCGGTTGCCCAGCCTTCTTGGCCTCGATTGGTTCCAGTCCCTAGGCCTGCAGATCAGCGGAATCCACCATCTAAGCGAGTCAGCTCTTGATTGCCTAGTAGCAGAGTTCCCTGCGGTGTTTGATGGCTCACTAGGCAAATACACTGGCACACCCGTGTCTTTCAACCTTGACCCATCAGTACAGCCGGTGCGAATGAAGCCTCGCCGAGTACCCATCGCACTCAAACCAAAAGTGGACGCCGAATTGGACAGGCTGGTGGCTCAAGGCGTCCTAGAGCCAGTGGACCATGCCCAGTGGGAAACACCCATTGTGTTACCCATCAAGCCAGATGGCAGCGTAAGGATTTGCGCTGACTACCGCTGCTCGATCAACCGTGCCCTGCCTTCCAACGCGTACCCGGTGCCAGTGGTCCAGCATTTGCTGCACACCTTGGGCGAGGGGACTGTTTTCGCGAAGCTCGACCTCGCCCAAGCTTATCAACAGCTGGTGGTGGACGATGAAGCAGCGGAAGCCCAGACAATCATCACACACCGGGGCGCTTTCCGTTGCCGCAGATTGCAGTTTGGGGTCAGCATCGCCCCAGGACTGTTCCAGAGTttgatggagcggctgctccaaggACTCAGAGGCGTCGTTCCCTATTTTGACGACGTCCTCGTGTCAGCCACCTCCATGGATGAACTAATGGCCCGGTTGCGCTTAGTCCTCCAACGTTTCCAACAAGTGGGACTGAAGGTCAAGAGAGATAAGTGCCAGGTTGCGGTAACCCAGATAGAATTCCTTGGTTTCATCATTAATGGCAGTGGCATCCACCCCACGGCTGCCAAGACCAAAGCCATCGTGGAGGCCCCTGCCCCCACTAACAGAGCTGAGttacaggcctttttaggcctacTTAATTTTTACGCTGTTTTTCTGCCCCACAAAGCATCAGTCGCAGAGCCGCTCCATCGCCTCCTAGACTCAGGCGCACCCTGGGTTTGGGGCCGCAGGGAAGCTTCCGCTTTCCTAGCTGTCAAGCATCTCCTCATTTCCAACGATGTTCTGGTACAATACAGCGAGCACTTGCCTCTCGTACTCGCTTGTGATGCTTCCCCTTACGGGGTGGGCGCCGTCCTTTGCCACCAGTTACCCAGCGGAGCAGAGGTGCCAGTTGCCTATTTTTCACGCATGCTCTCTGCCTCTGAACGTAACTATGCCCAAATTGATAAAGAGGCTCTTGCCATTGTGGCTGGGGTGCGCCGGTTCCACCATTACTTGTACGGCCAGCCATTTCAAATTGTCACTGATCACAAGCCCCTGCTCGGTTTTCTGGCTGGAGATCGCCCTGCCCCTCAGGTTCTCTCCCCACGCATGACCCGCTGGTTTGTTTTCCTCGCGTCCTACGAATACCAGCTGCACCACAGACCGGGGAAGCAGATCACCCACGCCGacgccctcagccgttgccctcTGCCAGAGGCCTTGGAAGATCCTGCTGCTGCCGCACCTGTATTCCTTATAGACGACCTCAACCTTCCACTCTCTGCCGCCGACATCGCCCGGGAGTCCGCAAGGGATCAGGTAATATCCCGGGTGCTAGACTGGGTTAAGCGAGGGTGGCCGAAAGACCCCGTAGACCCCGTTTACCTCCCCTTCAAGTCACGCCTGGCGGAGCTATCCGTTCAGCACGGCTGTTTGCTGTGGGGCCATAGGGTTGTCGTGCcggcctcactgaggactaccgtcCTGCGGCAGCTACATCACGCTCACCCAGGAATTGTCCGGATGAAAGCCTTAGGTAGAAGCTATGTTTGGTGGCCCAAGCTTGACCAAGACATCGCCGACCATGTCGCCGGCTGCCCACAATGCCAGAGCGCCCAGGCGCTGCCACCTAAAGCAGAGCCGCGAACGTGGGAGCCCCCTTCCACCCCATGGTCCCGAATTCACGTTGACTTTGCAGGCCCCATTCACGGCCGTATGCTCTTTATTGCTGTTGACGCCTTCTCAAAATGGGTCGAGGTCGTCCACATGTCCTCCACTACAGCAGACGCGCTAATCGTGACCCTGCGCCACCTTTTTGCCACCCATGGCCTGCCCGACGTGTTGGTGTCCGATAACGGACCGCAACTGACAGCAACCAAGTTTGAGGCTTTCCTTGCTTCCCACGGCATCCGACATGCCCTCACCTCCCCGTTCCATCCCGCTAGCAATGGCTTGGCGGAGCGCGCTGTTCGCTCCGTCAAAGAGGCTCTTTCCAAATTAGACCACCTTCCCTGGCAGGAACGAATTGACGCCTTCTTGCTAGCCCAACACTCTACTCCCTCGCCAGAGACGAACACGAGCCCAGCCGAGCGTCTCATGGGACGGCGGTTGCGGACAACCCTGGACCGTTTGCACCCCGCTTATTCCGCTCCAACCCCATTGGATTCCCGGGGAGGGTCCCGCTCCTTCGtccagggggaggcagtgtatgccCGGAATTATGTAGGACATCCCTTGTGGCTACTGGGCATAATCACTGACCAGACCGGAccctgctcctacagggtcaggctccTCGACGGCAGAGTCTGGAAACGCCACTGCGACCAGTTGCGGAGCAGGCACCAACCACCAACAAGTCAGCAGCAGTCAACCGACCTGCCAACACTGACGGGCCCGACGACCGACGCCGAGCACGGAAACGAGGAGGCCAGCCGAGAACAAGCAGCCGGAGCCCCAAACCGAAGCGGCGACTTACTTGGTGGGCCAGCACCATCCTTCGTTCTCCGGCGGCCCGGGCGATCGCCGTCCTCCGATGCAGAGTCCTCGGCCGAACAACCAGAACCTCCAAACGGTGCAGAAGGGCCTAGGGCATCCGGCCGCATCAGGCGGCGTCCAGCATATTTACAAGACTACGCCTGCGCGAACTTAAGGGGGGAGGAGTGTTGTGTTCTGAGCTTGCGCTGA